One window from the genome of Cryptomeria japonica chromosome 6, Sugi_1.0, whole genome shotgun sequence encodes:
- the LOC131079380 gene encoding UDP-glucosyltransferase 29: MDRALRVLMFPWLAQGHISPFLELSKRLADHGLKVSFLSTPGNISKIKSSLQEKWVGKIDMEELPLPSVEGLPPTEDNTADITMEMADLLKIALDGLQKPFEDLLRRIQPDYIIHDFSQHWTAMIAAKFGIPAIYFRIAGAATAGVIAFKRFEASSILPAYNGHGGEDVTVMGRFFKSVEACKLMLVRSCFELESKYVHYLETEHNKRVIPVGLLLPETFPASDQNECLRWLDNYPPSSVVYVSFGSECFLSKELLPHTWLHTCIYRIIFSWETKSWENPKHLVTVGLHIPNKEQVAELAKGLEESHVPFLWVLRSPRYNDDSTSSAEERARALLPEGFEERTRERGVVYCKWAPQQQILCHSSTGGFVSHCGWSSVLEAVKFGVKIIALPMHIIQGLDGRLVAEELCIGMEIGREEDGSFRAEEIRRCVRYVMVGEEGRRVAENMDKVREKLFGEEEIQEKYIRELIKHLV, from the exons ATGGACAGAGCTCTTCGTGTATTGATGTTTCCATGGCTGGCGCAGGGCCACATTTCCCCTTTTCTGGAGTTATCAAAGAGACTTGCGGATCACGGATTGAAGGTCTCCTTTCTCTCCACACCGGGCAATATTTCAAAGATAAAGTCCTCGCTACAAGAAAAGTGGGTCGGCAAGATCGATATGGAGGAACTGCCTCTGCCCTCCGTGGAAGGTCTCCCTCCTACTGAGGACAACACGGCCGATATTACCATGGAAATGGCAGATCTGTTGAAGATAGCTCTTGATGGCCTGCAAAAACCCTTTGAGGACCTTCTGCGGCGGATTCAACCGGACTATATAATCCATGATTTTTCACAGCATTGGACTGCCATGATAGCCGCCAAGTTTGGTATCCCGGCGATTTATTTCAGGATCGCTGGTGCCGCGACCGCTGGTGTCATAGCTTTCAAACGATTTGAAGCGAGCTCAATCTTACCCGCGTATAATGGCCACGGTGGAGAAGATGTCACAGTTATGGGTCGGTTTTTTAAATCTGTGGAAGCGTGTAAGCTTATGCTCGTAAGATCATGCTTTGAATTGGAGAGCAAGTATGTTCATTATCTGGAGACGGAGCACAACAAGCGTGTCATTCCTGTTGGTCTTCTTCTACCGGAGACTTTCCCGGCGAGCGATCAGAACGAGTGTCTGAGATGGCTGGACAATTATCCTCCCAGTTCTGTTGTTTACGTGTCGTTTGGGAGCGAGTGTTTTCTGTCAAAGGAAT TACTACCTCATACATGGCTGCACACAtgcatttatagaatcatattTAGTTGGGAAACAAAGAGTTGGGAAAATCCGAAACATcttgtgaccgttgggcttcacattcccaacaaggAACAGGTTGCTGAGCTGGCAAAGGGGCTGGAGGAGAGCCATGTCCCATTTCTGTGGGTTCTGCGCTCCCCTCGCTACAACGACGATTCCACGTCATCAGCAGAAGAGAGAGCGAGGGCTTTGCTGCCCGAGGGGTTTGAGGAACGCACGAGGGAAAGGGGTGTGGTGTATTGCAAGTGGGCTCCGCAGCAGCAGATTCTTTGCCATTCTTCGACTGGAGGGTTTGTGAGTCACTGCGGGTGGAGCTCTGTGTTGGAAGCTGTGAAGTTCGGGGTGAAGATAATAGCGCTGCCGATGCATATTATTCAGGGACTCGATGGCCGGCTCGTGGCAGAGGAGCTCTGCATTGGCATGGAGATTGGTAGGGAAGAAGATGGGAGTTTTAGAGCGGAAGAAATCAGGAGGTGTGTGAGATATGTTATGGTGGGAGAAGAGGGACGACGTGTGGCGGAGAATATGGATAAGGTAAGAGAGAAGTTGTTTGGGGAGGAGGAAATCCAAGAGAAGTATATACGAGAGTTAATTAAGCACCTTGTCTAG
- the LOC131856125 gene encoding uncharacterized protein LOC131856125 — protein sequence MEAKMKRHVHWWDGWKDEEDSAEEEDVEASEDELEEDDTYDFEKYQEEKIMRLKEENFLLTDQLYFIEDTLARILEVETSRHLREKELMEILNGAKVNKGKLDDIPVDRHVEMENLIITLEDHHSNMQAKIFSLQEDLQNASLREAKLQTKLKDVEEKLLNTQVEVMAEEGEDLCAENFIEEYEPMELDDEVQDERSFDQIMIDARGATSVNKKLRDHDTDDDADCRPWRRQCVEPPISDQIEDNEPRDVAGEFSQTKSGLGLVLDCSQVVAEMEVDLIEGRFTKEAEYEENGGNDMVSEVFGHPGEFATKFVSQDKENITLQKVPVKMGIEKRYDAEEPIQGWRIRADEVLEATRPAGSIAFVQKTTEGCEERVLHISVPAIGDQHSGFYGAIESPSPTQDALLRVHPKIIKDMETRKDANDIIDTPLIVPNNQDWRLGAASIFEFVFVFAQLECEKSRIVINMEGQRTTPPVVSYTRNEARLVEEKRSEEDKPTWLSFLQRLYFAIP from the exons ATGGAAGCTAAAATGAAACgccatgtacattggtgggatggctggaaagatgaggaggatTCGGCTGAAGAAGAGGACGTCGAGGCGAGTGAAGatgagcttgaagaagatgatacaTATGATTTCGAAAAATATCAAGAAGAGAAAATTATGCGGTTAAAGGAGGAAAATTTCTTACTGACAGATCAGTTGTATTTTATAGAGGATACCTTGGCAAGAATTTTGGAGGTTGAGACTTCGAGACATTTAAGAGAAAAAGAACTAATGGAAATCTTAAATGGAGCAAAAGTAAATAAAGGCAAGCTTGATGATATACCGGTTGATAGGCATGTTGAGATGGAGAATCTCATAATAACTCTAGAAGATCATCATAGCAATATGCAAGCCAAGATATTTTCTCTTCAAGAAGATTTGCAAAACGCTTCTTTAAGAGAAGCTAAGCTTCAGACCAAGTTGAAGGATGTTGAAGAAAAATTGTTGAATACCCAAGTAGAGGTTATGGCTGAAGAGGGAGAAGACCTTTGTGCAGAAAATTTCATAGAAGAATATGAACCTATGGAATTGGATGACGAAGTGCAGGATGAAAGAAGTTTTGATCAAATTATGATTGATGCAAGGGGAGCTACTTCTGTAAATAAAAAGCTTCGTGATCATGATACAGATGATGATGCTGATTGCAGGCCATGGCGAAGACAATGTGTTGAGCCTCCAATCTCTGACCAAATTGAGGATAATGAGCCTCGTGATGTAGCGGGAGAGTTTTCCCAGACCAAGTCTGGTTTGGGCCTTGTTTTGGATTGTTCTCAGGTTGTGGCAGAGATGGAAGTTGACCTCATTGAAGGGAGATTCACCAAGGAGGCAGAGTATGAAGAAAACGGTGGCAACGACATGGTTTCAGAGGTATTTGGGCATCCTGGGGAATTTGCTACGAAGTTTGTCTCCCAAGATAAGGAGAATATTACTCTGCAGAAAGTGCCTGTCAAAATGGGCATCGAGAAGAGGTATGATGCGGAGGAGCCCATACAAGGTTGGAGAATACGGGCTGATGAGGTTTTGGAAGCCACGAGGCCTGCTGGTAGTATCGCTTTTGTGCAAAAAACAACGGAAGGATGTGAGGAAAGGGTCTTACATATTTCTGTTCCAGCAATTGGAGATCAACATTCTGGTTTTTATGGGGCCATTGAAAGCCCATCACCTACGCAGGATGCTTTGCTCAGGGTTCATCCAAAGATTATCAAAGATATGGAAACTAGGAAGGATGCTAATGACATTATCGATACTCCATTGATTGTTCCCAATAACCAAGACTGGAGATTGGGGGCTGCAAgtatttttgaatttgtttttgtttttgcccAACTGGAATGCGAGAAGTCCAGAATTGTTATTAATATGGAAGGGCAAAGGACAACGCCCCCTGTAGTTTCTTATACAAGAAACGAGGCCAGGCTTGTAGAGGAAAAAAGGAGTGAGGAAGATAAACCGACGTGGCTTAGCTTTCTCCAAAGGTTATAT TTTGCTATCCCTTGA